The nucleotide window ATCAGGCACTCTTCTGCATTCGTTGCAAGAACAAATCCTTTCGGACACGCCCGATAGTCATCCAAAAAAACATGCATACAATCGCTCCTCTCCCCATTATAACCAGGAACGCATGAGCGCTATATCATCATGGTGCGTTCCATCTTCGCCCGTTTCTGTCTCGAGCACAACAACCGCTTTTTGGAACTCAGGAGCAGTTAACAATGCTTTCATTGATTCATTTCCGATATACCCCTGTCCGATCCTCGCATGTCTATCCTTACACGATCCGGACGCATATTTGGAATCATTAAAATGTACAGCAGCAACCTCATCCCAGTATCCGAGCACCTTGCCCTTTTTGAGCATCGCCGCTTCGTTGCCTGACGACCACATACCTGAAGCAAAAGCATGGCATGTGTCAAAACAAAAAGCAATATGCTCCGGATATCGGCTTAATTTGCGAATCTGTATCATTTCTTCCATTGTCGTGCCCATGGGGCCATGATCACCTGCCTGATTTTCAAGCAAAACTTTCGAATGACCATCCCAATTCTCCAAGGCGGTATCCAGACAATGAATGAGGTTCTGATAGCCCTCCAGCGGATCGCTCGTTTTGATATGTCCAAAATGGACCACTGTCCCGACAGAACCGCAAGCATTCGAAATTTCAAGATCATTGCGAATAGAAGCTATTGTAGCATGAAAGCCCGCCTCTCCACGGGTCATGCCCAACGCCGGATTCGTGGGATAGGGTGAATGTGCAATGGAAGCAAGTCCCTGCTGTTCACACCATTCCCTGCACTGCTCAGCATCCTTGAGGTCCAGACTTTTCAGACCAAGACTACGCGGGTTCTTCGGAAAATACTGAAACGCCGTTGCCCCCATCTCATACGCTCTCTTGGCTGACTGAAGAAATCCGCCTCTGGTGCTGACATGTGCCCCGATTCCGTTTTTAGGCCTCATGCTGGCATTTCGGACAGAAGAACGCCTTCTTGCCCGTAATTTCCACTCGTTCAATCGTTCCCCCGCAGCGCGGACAAGTCTCGCCTTCCCGGTCATATACGCGACACTGCTCGTCAAAGCTTCCTGTCTTCGTATCCCCCTGCATCAGTGGCATTTCCATATAACCACCCTCAGAAGCTGCTTCACGCAACACGGACTGCATCGAATGGAACAAGCGCTCCGTCAGTTCTGGTGAAGTCGCGATGTTCTGCGTTTTGGAGCTTGGTCTCAGACCGGCAGCAAAGGCAATCTCATCCGAATAACAGTTGCCGATCCCCGCAATAATATGCTGGTTCACCAACGTTGTCTTGAGCGTACCCCGACGACCTTTCAATAGGGAAGCAAACCGTTCCACGTTCATCCGTCGATCCAAAGGTTCAGGTCCAAGATCGGACATCGCCTCTTCGGTTTCTTTCGAAGTAAGCAGATGTAAATAACCCAAGCGCAGTCCAATGAAGAATAAAATGTGATCGCCAAACTGGATTTCCACCTGTGTGGAACGATCAGGACGTTCCTCTTCCGTGCCCCAGAAAATCATACCACCCAACATGAGGTGCAGCACCAGGCGTTTACCATTAGCCAAGTGGAAAATCAGATGCTTCGCTCGGCGCTCAACAAAAATGATGCGATTACCTGTAAGTTCATTGATAAACAGATCAGGCTCCGTATTTATCGTTTTATCGCGGTTAATTACCACACCTGTAATCAGTAGATCAAGTATTTTCTCGGACAGCAAGGTCCGGTAATTTTCCATTTCCGGTAGTTCCGGCATCGTACATTACCCCTTTTTGGAAGCTTGGTCTGCCTCTTGCGACAGCCACTCCATCAATTTATGCAAATCTTCAAACACATGATCAGGTCGAGCCTTCGCTGCTTGAATGTGTCCATCCATATTATCCCGTGTTGTCACACCGGTAAGTACCAACAGCGTCTCACACCCTGCTGCCACTCCAGCTGCAATATCGGTTCGCATATTATCTCCGATCACTGCCACTTCATGAGACGCCAGGTTTAGCCGGCTAATGGCTGACTTCATTATAACACTCGATGGCTTGCCTATAACTGTAGGATGAACTCCGGTCGCGGCTTCAATTGCTGCTCCAATAGTCCCCGCCCCAGGTGTCAGTCCATCATCGGAAGGAAGCTGCAGATCCGGGTTGGTCATGATGAATTTTGATCCAGCATTAATCCACCTTAGCGCCTTAGTCAGTTTATGATAGGAAAATTCACGGTCAATCCCCTGTATCACGTAATCTGGTGCATCGTCTGTCAGCTGCAATCCAGCTTCTTCTATGGCTTGCAGCAGTCCTGCTTCTCCAATACATGCCACTTTTGCACCCGGGGACTCTTCAGCAACGTATTCAGCAGCAGCCACAGCAGAAGTACATACCTGTGACGCGTCCGCAGGTATCCCCATCCCGTTCAGATGATATGCCACGCCTTGTGGTGTACGGGATGAATTATTCGTTACGAATAAATACGGCTTTCCTAGCTCCTGCAGTGTTCGAATAAGCTGATCGGCTCCTTCGATACGATGTCTGCCATGATAGAGCGTACCATCCAAGTCAATCAGATAGGCCTTAATCACACACAGCACTTCCTTTCTTTATTCCATTAACTTTTCATAACCTTAATTATTTACCTTGTACTTAACGCGAACCTATGTATTCAGGCAAAAAATAACGGCTTGCTGACATATGCACACAACAAGTCGAACCGGATCGAACACCGACGGTTTAACTCGCGCGTCTTCTGTACAAGCTTGTCATTTCCTGCGCTTTCCCGGAAAATAATTTGAATCATTTCCCTCTTCATATTGCCCATCCTACACGCTTTCTGACCAGATTGCAAAAGGGACCGCGGGAGTTCCTCTCCCTCAGTCCCGTGCAATTACCCGGTTCTTCATGTGGCGTGTTTAGCCGTGCACTGGTTCGCATTCTTCGTTAAGATTCTTGCTTGCGATGCACAACAGGAATAAGCTGATGTTCGTTTGCAAGTCTGGTATTCGGGAATACGGACTGTGCCTCTTCCAAAAGTGGCTGCAGTTGATCCTCATCCTTATAACGTGAGCTGAAGTGAGTCATAATCAATTGCCCAACATTCGCCGCTCTAGCCGCTTCTGCCGCTTGTTTTGAAGTACTATGATAGTACTCATGCGCTGTCTCGGCCAGATCATGCATGAATGTAGCTTCATGCACAAGCACATCTGCATTGATGGAAAGAGGCTGTACATTGTCACATGGACGTGTATCACCCAATATGGTGATCACCATGCCGCGTTTTGGGACTCCCAATACATCTTCTGGACGAAGCGTCTGACCGTCATCCAGCGTAATGGTTTCTCCACGTTTCAGTCGGCCGAACAATGGGCCGGGTTTCAAACCATATTCCGCCATTTTGGCTGGGTCCAGGCTGCCTGGACGATCTTTTTCCGTGATCCGGTATCCATAGCTGTCAATCCGATGCTCAAGCAAAGCAGCTTCCACGATAAAACTGTCATCCTCGAATAGGACGCCGCCCGTATGTTCCACAATATTTAAATCATAGTTCACTCGGGATTGGCTAAGCTCCATCGTTGTACTAATCATTCGATCCGTACCTGGTGGACCATACACCGTTAATGGTGTGGTGCCACCTTGATAGGCTCTGCTCGAAAGCAGTCCTGGAAGACCAAATACATGATCACCATGCAGGTGAGTAATGAATATTTTCT belongs to Paenibacillus sp. FSL H8-0079 and includes:
- a CDS encoding TIGR01457 family HAD-type hydrolase; the encoded protein is MIKAYLIDLDGTLYHGRHRIEGADQLIRTLQELGKPYLFVTNNSSRTPQGVAYHLNGMGIPADASQVCTSAVAAAEYVAEESPGAKVACIGEAGLLQAIEEAGLQLTDDAPDYVIQGIDREFSYHKLTKALRWINAGSKFIMTNPDLQLPSDDGLTPGAGTIGAAIEAATGVHPTVIGKPSSVIMKSAISRLNLASHEVAVIGDNMRTDIAAGVAAGCETLLVLTGVTTRDNMDGHIQAAKARPDHVFEDLHKLMEWLSQEADQASKKG
- a CDS encoding deoxyribonuclease IV codes for the protein MRPKNGIGAHVSTRGGFLQSAKRAYEMGATAFQYFPKNPRSLGLKSLDLKDAEQCREWCEQQGLASIAHSPYPTNPALGMTRGEAGFHATIASIRNDLEISNACGSVGTVVHFGHIKTSDPLEGYQNLIHCLDTALENWDGHSKVLLENQAGDHGPMGTTMEEMIQIRKLSRYPEHIAFCFDTCHAFASGMWSSGNEAAMLKKGKVLGYWDEVAAVHFNDSKYASGSCKDRHARIGQGYIGNESMKALLTAPEFQKAVVVLETETGEDGTHHDDIALMRSWL
- a CDS encoding DNA-formamidopyrimidine glycosylase family protein, with the protein product MPELPEMENYRTLLSEKILDLLITGVVINRDKTINTEPDLFINELTGNRIIFVERRAKHLIFHLANGKRLVLHLMLGGMIFWGTEEERPDRSTQVEIQFGDHILFFIGLRLGYLHLLTSKETEEAMSDLGPEPLDRRMNVERFASLLKGRRGTLKTTLVNQHIIAGIGNCYSDEIAFAAGLRPSSKTQNIATSPELTERLFHSMQSVLREAASEGGYMEMPLMQGDTKTGSFDEQCRVYDREGETCPRCGGTIERVEITGKKAFFCPKCQHEA
- the rnz gene encoding ribonuclease Z — protein: MELYFLGTNAGVPTLQRNVTSIGLRMLDERRALWLFDCGEGTQHQILSSPLKLSKLEKIFITHLHGDHVFGLPGLLSSRAYQGGTTPLTVYGPPGTDRMISTTMELSQSRVNYDLNIVEHTGGVLFEDDSFIVEAALLEHRIDSYGYRITEKDRPGSLDPAKMAEYGLKPGPLFGRLKRGETITLDDGQTLRPEDVLGVPKRGMVITILGDTRPCDNVQPLSINADVLVHEATFMHDLAETAHEYYHSTSKQAAEAARAANVGQLIMTHFSSRYKDEDQLQPLLEEAQSVFPNTRLANEHQLIPVVHRKQES